A single window of uncultured Methanospirillum sp. DNA harbors:
- a CDS encoding PKD domain-containing protein: protein MERKLGTIRVEQMWGVKMGRINLRGLGLGLFVFAITVTMTGLVVADDGVHIESAVDCVNISFASDNFTFSFPNATPITAGYSVYDNGYNVNSADNFSWTLLKDGVSTGQTHLNVTDNFTTYTFSQPGHYSLQVIAWNGTLGPSSCIRNFYSPAITAKLPINGSINQTFPTYNYQGRLKFNISSNSSIPNTINWNFGDGTSLAQSDYPNAFNHTFPYTSPYSTVDYDINATAINSTDRTLFSDNYTTYTLTMYPPPVSSFNITDNYTGNLIAKGPAPVKADLNYLSRTFSPSVTMYPEWNLSDGSALNTSENFTHIFEHPGIYNVTLKTSTMYGWNLTNHTLMVYDNITSNFSSVQYPCASFPVNVTFRDNSSGSIRDLLTWDYGDGRSDVNLSINWTNHTYYRPGLYNVTSLGINTTFGISNQSSQWVNIQGLYANFTANPWSQTIDRGSNAQFWFNDTSSGTDANSRYVWEFEPNKYSFNKNDTYSFSRNGTYNISLTVYNPLCGDSTKGNKTIKQVTVYENLYANITYSPKCGTFPLTVHFTDNSTDTPDTWLWKFYDINQNLVSTIPDNRTPVFEYPTAGTYKVELTAGNLQNAWDVRTFWVTVSDCLQANFTANQTRGYYPFAVNFTDISTPQSSVSTRVWNFGDQTTGSGASEIHTFSQKGNYNVSLTVTNTSSGMTRVANKTIEVGSPVFANFTPNGTSVVPVNASMVVKFSDLSAPQSDITNWDWNFDDSLPNDTNKSPYHQFTSEGWHNVTLNVSNPYYGAWNVSRARINVSVQKAPEASFTVTPEIANRFERVTFVDTSKGESINGWYWQFGDGNTSTGTPVVNYYQNAGTYVVNLTVTNPYGNGTASNTVRIKGPVYADFVTDPSGEWGVINQPITFIDTSKGQPIHWIWNFGDGNSTTTDSSSITHTYTSTGSYTVNMTGTNWDGQSGSAVKTLQIENKSKPKDVNFGAAGKRYSGTHPFTVQFEDYTPNQSNVTEWYWDFGDRSNSFNTTPVAPSHTYVNPGEYTVILSVKNDMGVNEKARVAYVVVV, encoded by the coding sequence GTGGAGAGAAAACTTGGTACAATCAGGGTTGAACAGATGTGGGGAGTAAAAATGGGAAGGATTAATCTACGAGGATTAGGACTTGGTTTATTTGTTTTTGCAATTACTGTAACAATGACCGGTCTGGTCGTTGCCGATGATGGTGTTCATATCGAATCAGCAGTTGATTGTGTAAACATTAGTTTTGCTTCTGATAATTTTACATTTAGTTTTCCTAATGCAACTCCGATTACAGCCGGATATTCAGTATATGACAATGGGTATAATGTGAACAGTGCTGATAATTTCTCCTGGACATTATTGAAGGATGGTGTTAGTACTGGGCAGACTCATCTGAATGTAACTGATAATTTTACTACATACACTTTTTCGCAGCCAGGTCATTATTCATTACAGGTTATTGCCTGGAATGGAACTCTGGGACCAAGTTCCTGTATCCGGAACTTTTATTCACCTGCAATAACTGCAAAACTTCCGATTAATGGTTCAATTAATCAGACTTTTCCAACCTATAATTATCAGGGTCGGTTAAAATTTAATATCTCATCAAATAGTTCTATACCCAATACTATCAACTGGAATTTTGGTGATGGAACTTCACTTGCACAGAGCGATTATCCAAATGCTTTTAATCATACATTCCCATATACATCTCCATATTCGACAGTTGATTATGACATAAATGCCACAGCTATCAACTCAACAGATCGGACGCTCTTTTCTGATAACTATACTACCTACACCCTTACGATGTATCCACCGCCGGTATCAAGTTTCAATATAACTGATAATTATACCGGCAATCTTATTGCAAAGGGTCCTGCTCCGGTAAAAGCAGACTTGAATTACTTGTCAAGAACGTTTAGTCCCTCTGTCACAATGTATCCTGAGTGGAATCTCTCTGATGGTAGTGCTCTGAATACTTCAGAAAACTTCACCCACATCTTTGAACATCCTGGAATCTACAATGTGACATTAAAAACAAGTACAATGTACGGGTGGAATCTGACTAATCATACCTTAATGGTCTATGATAATATCACCTCGAATTTCTCGTCAGTTCAGTACCCCTGTGCATCATTCCCGGTTAATGTCACATTCAGAGATAATTCTTCTGGAAGTATCCGTGATCTCCTGACCTGGGATTATGGTGATGGAAGAAGTGACGTAAACCTCTCAATTAACTGGACGAATCATACATATTATCGTCCGGGATTATACAACGTCACGTCGCTTGGAATCAATACTACCTTTGGGATCTCAAATCAGTCAAGTCAATGGGTGAATATCCAGGGCCTATATGCAAACTTTACGGCAAATCCCTGGAGTCAGACAATTGATCGTGGATCAAATGCACAATTCTGGTTCAATGATACCTCATCAGGTACTGATGCAAATTCCAGATATGTGTGGGAATTTGAACCTAACAAGTACTCATTTAATAAGAATGATACATACAGTTTCTCCCGGAATGGAACGTATAACATAAGCCTTACTGTCTATAATCCGCTTTGTGGAGATTCAACTAAAGGAAACAAGACTATAAAACAGGTAACCGTTTATGAGAATCTATATGCAAACATTACGTATTCGCCTAAATGTGGTACCTTCCCGTTAACCGTTCATTTCACCGATAATTCCACAGATACGCCAGATACCTGGTTGTGGAAGTTCTATGACATAAACCAGAACTTGGTTAGTACGATTCCAGATAACCGGACACCGGTATTTGAGTACCCAACAGCAGGAACTTATAAGGTTGAACTGACTGCAGGAAATCTTCAAAATGCCTGGGATGTCAGAACATTCTGGGTGACTGTAAGCGACTGTCTCCAGGCAAATTTCACTGCAAACCAGACCCGGGGCTATTATCCATTTGCGGTAAACTTCACTGATATCTCTACTCCGCAATCCTCTGTGAGCACCCGTGTCTGGAACTTCGGTGATCAGACTACTGGTTCCGGAGCGTCAGAGATACACACCTTCAGCCAGAAAGGCAACTACAATGTTTCTCTGACTGTCACCAACACTTCCAGTGGAATGACCCGGGTCGCAAACAAAACCATTGAGGTCGGCAGCCCGGTGTTTGCAAACTTTACGCCGAACGGCACATCTGTAGTACCGGTCAATGCATCGATGGTTGTCAAGTTCAGTGACCTCTCCGCTCCACAGTCTGATATCACCAACTGGGACTGGAATTTTGATGATTCTCTGCCCAATGACACAAACAAGAGCCCGTACCATCAGTTCACTTCCGAAGGCTGGCACAATGTCACCCTGAATGTGAGCAACCCGTACTATGGTGCCTGGAATGTCTCGCGGGCCAGGATCAACGTTAGTGTCCAGAAGGCCCCTGAAGCAAGTTTCACCGTTACTCCTGAGATTGCCAACCGGTTTGAGAGAGTGACGTTTGTTGATACATCAAAAGGAGAATCGATCAATGGCTGGTACTGGCAGTTTGGAGATGGAAATACCTCAACTGGTACACCTGTGGTAAATTATTACCAGAATGCCGGGACATATGTGGTAAACCTGACTGTTACCAACCCGTATGGGAATGGAACTGCATCAAATACAGTCCGTATTAAGGGTCCGGTGTATGCTGACTTTGTGACTGATCCATCCGGGGAATGGGGAGTAATTAATCAGCCTATCACCTTCATTGACACATCAAAAGGTCAGCCCATTCACTGGATCTGGAACTTTGGTGACGGTAACTCAACGACTACCGATTCATCGTCAATCACTCACACATATACTTCAACAGGATCATATACGGTGAATATGACTGGCACGAACTGGGATGGACAGTCAGGATCAGCAGTAAAGACACTTCAGATTGAGAACAAATCAAAACCAAAAGATGTGAACTTCGGGGCTGCAGGGAAGCGATACAGCGGTACTCATCCGTTTACCGTCCAGTTCGAGGACTACACTCCGAACCAGTCAAATGTGACTGAGTGGTACTGGGACTTTGGTGACCGTTCCAACTCGTTCAATACAACTCCGGTTGCACCGTCACATACCTACGTAAATCCAGGTGAGTACACTGTCATTCTCTCGGTGAAGAACGATATGGGAGTAAATGAGAAGGCTCGTGTTGCTTATGTGGTTGTGGTGTGA
- a CDS encoding peptidylprolyl isomerase: MAEPTRVQFSTNKGDILIELFENRPITTGNFVKLVSEGFYDGIIFHRVIDKFMVQGGCPKGTGTGGPGYTIRDEFTADNRNDRGTISMANAGPNTGGSQFFINLVNNNYLDKNHPVFGKVVSGMDIVDAISKVKTDRNDRPKEDIVIQKATVVSKKE, encoded by the coding sequence ATGGCAGAACCTACCAGGGTCCAGTTTTCAACAAACAAGGGCGATATCCTGATAGAACTTTTTGAAAACCGCCCTATAACAACGGGCAATTTTGTAAAACTGGTCTCAGAAGGATTCTATGATGGAATCATCTTCCACCGGGTCATCGACAAGTTCATGGTCCAGGGAGGATGTCCGAAGGGAACCGGAACCGGCGGCCCGGGATACACGATACGCGATGAGTTCACTGCAGACAACCGGAATGACAGGGGAACGATCTCCATGGCAAATGCAGGACCAAACACCGGAGGAAGTCAGTTCTTCATCAATCTGGTGAACAACAACTATCTTGACAAGAATCATCCGGTATTCGGTAAAGTTGTCAGCGGGATGGACATAGTCGATGCAATCTCCAAAGTCAAGACAGACAGAAACGACCGGCCAAAGGAAGACATCGTCATCCAGAAGGCAACGGTAGTCTCGAAAAAAGAGTAA
- a CDS encoding peptidylprolyl isomerase gives MPVKEGDFIKISYTGRSFGMVFDTTSEAEARESGTFDENKKYEPVIVCTGKQQILLGLDEAVIGKEPGDEGTIEIPPEKAFGEREQELMRSYEKKVFKEKPAVGMRVNIPNTGEGTVVKMIGNRVLVDFNHPLAGQTLSYSFKIEGFVEDPAEQIKGLISIFSGLDTSVTLENGVAKIDLPAGVYSYSRRFVSSKPYITVSVFDLVSGVEEIQYIEKYPKPEKKTEEKKE, from the coding sequence ATGCCTGTCAAAGAAGGAGACTTTATAAAAATCAGCTATACCGGACGCAGTTTCGGGATGGTCTTTGATACAACCAGCGAGGCAGAAGCACGTGAATCCGGCACCTTTGATGAGAACAAGAAGTACGAGCCGGTGATCGTATGCACAGGCAAACAGCAGATCCTTCTCGGTCTTGATGAGGCTGTCATAGGGAAGGAGCCAGGGGATGAAGGCACCATTGAGATCCCACCGGAGAAGGCTTTCGGGGAGCGGGAGCAGGAACTGATGCGCTCGTACGAGAAGAAGGTCTTCAAGGAGAAGCCTGCTGTCGGCATGCGGGTCAATATCCCGAACACTGGTGAAGGGACTGTTGTCAAGATGATCGGAAACCGTGTGCTGGTTGATTTTAATCATCCGCTCGCCGGTCAGACCCTGAGTTATTCATTCAAGATCGAAGGATTTGTTGAGGATCCGGCCGAGCAGATCAAGGGTTTGATCAGTATCTTCTCAGGGCTTGACACCAGTGTCACTCTTGAGAATGGTGTTGCAAAGATTGATCTTCCTGCCGGTGTTTACTCATACAGCAGGCGCTTTGTTAGCAGCAAGCCCTATATCACCGTCTCTGTCTTTGATCTGGTAAGCGGTGTAGAAGAGATTCAGTACATCGAGAAGTATCCGAAACCTGAAAAGAAGACTGAAGAGAAGAAGGAATAA
- the cyaB gene encoding class IV adenylate cyclase has protein sequence MLEIEIKVRVPDIKAVREKVIASGGVLTETLTEHDSYYNAPHRDFGVTDEALRLRETGVKTTVTYKGPKDTILGSKVREEINLDITDPKSFDTIITRLSFVMVAVVRKRREYYKYQDFTISLDQVEGLGDFVEIELISDNNAEKAAARVDETARKMGVTGERITLSYLELLLSTR, from the coding sequence ATGCTGGAGATCGAGATTAAGGTCCGGGTTCCGGACATCAAAGCGGTCAGAGAAAAGGTAATCGCGTCCGGTGGAGTCCTCACCGAGACTCTTACCGAACATGACTCATACTATAATGCTCCTCACCGGGACTTCGGTGTGACTGATGAAGCATTGCGCCTCAGGGAGACCGGGGTAAAAACAACAGTCACATACAAAGGACCAAAGGACACGATCCTTGGATCAAAAGTCAGGGAAGAGATAAACCTAGACATCACAGACCCGAAGAGTTTTGATACAATAATCACCCGCCTCAGTTTCGTGATGGTAGCAGTCGTCCGTAAGCGGCGGGAGTATTACAAGTACCAGGACTTCACCATCTCCCTCGATCAGGTGGAGGGGCTTGGAGATTTTGTTGAGATAGAACTGATCAGCGACAATAATGCAGAAAAAGCAGCCGCACGCGTCGACGAGACAGCCAGAAAAATGGGAGTGACCGGAGAGAGGATAACCCTCTCTTATCTAGAACTCCTCCTCTCTACACGTTGA
- a CDS encoding metallophosphoesterase: protein MLKALLLADLHGEYGMIESFMELAPDVVFIAGDITNMGTAKDVDTCFSRIDVPSFSVPGNCDPKEVLDALERSSSVNLHGSTMNLGMISLVGIGGSNPTPFGTPFELTDKQIDDLLKNSVSKMEKATHNVLISHAPPQGILDEIGGNHVGSATVKKYVDKFDLICCAHVHEQRGIYEADGIKAVNPGPAAMGNCAMIHFGEDAKDIEIKLLNV from the coding sequence ATGTTGAAAGCGCTCCTGCTTGCAGATCTGCACGGTGAATACGGGATGATCGAGTCCTTCATGGAACTCGCTCCTGATGTCGTATTCATCGCAGGGGATATCACCAATATGGGAACTGCTAAAGATGTTGATACCTGTTTTTCACGTATCGATGTCCCGAGTTTCTCGGTCCCGGGGAACTGCGATCCCAAAGAGGTTTTAGATGCCCTTGAGCGTTCCAGCAGCGTGAACCTTCATGGTTCAACAATGAACCTCGGCATGATATCCCTTGTTGGTATCGGCGGCTCTAATCCCACTCCGTTTGGGACTCCTTTTGAGCTGACTGACAAGCAGATCGACGATCTGCTCAAAAATTCAGTTAGTAAGATGGAGAAGGCTACCCATAATGTTCTCATCTCTCATGCACCACCACAGGGCATCCTTGATGAGATCGGGGGTAACCATGTCGGGTCTGCAACCGTGAAGAAGTATGTAGATAAATTTGATCTGATCTGCTGTGCCCATGTGCATGAGCAGCGGGGCATCTATGAAGCAGATGGTATCAAGGCAGTAAACCCTGGCCCGGCTGCCATGGGTAACTGTGCCATGATCCACTTTGGCGAAGACGCAAAAGATATCGAGATAAAACTTCTCAACGTGTAG
- a CDS encoding TIGR04013 family B12-binding domain/radical SAM domain-containing protein, whose product MDLRWREITSQRNSFAALYAACEIHGYHLISSPIAGGDITLYSLNSIQAPGFLDEIANAPCVTIVGGPHATACYEDLVDVADYVVVGEGEFTVPRLLDRIEHNLSPPPGVATRNGYIPVDHSVIPDSYPSFSEYKGYIEISRGCPYACQYCQTPCIFGHRMRHRSLDAIRDLAKHFKQIRLVTPNALAYGSDGRHPELEKVERLMSCLTADGERELYFGTFPSEIRPEWITGESVELIRTFCDNRKLHIGVQSGSDAVLSRLHRGHSCADALSALDHIRAGGLVPVVDVILGFPDETEEEQEETVRLVREVCKSGFVHAHRFIPLPGTPLAGTQSTSVIPEAEAVLGSLALAGKVTGSWNDPELRFFRRVPY is encoded by the coding sequence ATGGATCTGCGATGGCGGGAGATTACCTCCCAGCGGAACAGTTTTGCTGCCCTCTATGCTGCCTGTGAGATTCACGGGTATCATCTTATCTCCTCTCCCATAGCAGGGGGAGACATCACCCTCTACAGTCTCAACTCGATCCAGGCTCCTGGTTTTCTTGATGAGATTGCGAACGCTCCGTGTGTAACGATCGTCGGCGGACCCCATGCCACCGCCTGCTATGAGGATCTGGTTGATGTTGCTGATTATGTCGTGGTGGGCGAGGGAGAGTTTACCGTTCCAAGACTCCTGGATCGGATCGAGCACAATCTCTCTCCGCCACCGGGTGTTGCAACACGAAACGGATACATCCCTGTTGATCACTCGGTGATCCCAGATTCATATCCGAGCTTCAGTGAGTACAAAGGGTACATCGAGATCTCCAGGGGATGCCCATATGCCTGCCAATACTGCCAGACTCCATGTATATTCGGCCACCGGATGCGTCACCGGAGTCTTGATGCGATCAGGGATCTAGCGAAACATTTCAAACAGATCAGACTGGTGACTCCGAATGCCTTGGCATATGGATCTGACGGAAGACATCCAGAACTTGAGAAGGTAGAACGTCTTATGTCCTGCCTTACGGCAGATGGAGAACGCGAACTTTACTTTGGTACATTTCCCAGTGAGATAAGACCTGAGTGGATCACCGGGGAGTCAGTGGAACTGATTCGGACCTTCTGTGATAACAGAAAACTCCACATCGGTGTTCAGTCAGGGAGCGATGCTGTCCTCTCCCGGCTCCATCGTGGTCATTCCTGCGCTGATGCGCTATCTGCACTCGATCATATACGTGCGGGAGGACTTGTACCGGTGGTGGATGTTATCCTTGGGTTTCCTGATGAGACTGAAGAAGAGCAGGAGGAGACCGTCCGACTTGTCCGTGAAGTGTGTAAATCAGGGTTTGTTCACGCACACCGGTTTATTCCGCTTCCCGGGACACCACTTGCAGGAACACAGTCCACCTCGGTCATTCCTGAAGCAGAGGCGGTCCTGGGATCGCTTGCCCTTGCCGGAAAAGTTACCGGTTCGTGGAACGACCCTGAGTTAAGATTTTTTAGACGGGTTCCATATTAG
- a CDS encoding KaiC domain-containing protein yields MRADRITFGIKGLDEMLSGGLIPGTVASVIGQYGCGKTNFALYFLWAGLLNGENVIHITLEERTSRIEYYMRDKGWDISPYLGKSLTIVNLDPSDFNLAINSVKNELPELIRRKEAHRVTIDPVSLFEDLFDNDATRRREMMRFLDRLRDLNCTSLLTSEADKDNEFSSRYNLIEYLSDTVILLRYARGDSVSDVHLAIEVVKMRMSGHSREVKPYEILKESVMVYTEANVF; encoded by the coding sequence ATGAGAGCAGATCGGATTACCTTCGGCATCAAAGGTCTGGATGAGATGCTGTCCGGAGGGCTCATTCCTGGGACGGTAGCCTCGGTAATAGGCCAATATGGGTGCGGCAAAACAAACTTTGCACTCTACTTCCTTTGGGCCGGTCTTCTCAATGGTGAGAATGTTATCCATATCACTCTTGAAGAACGAACGAGCAGAATTGAGTATTATATGAGGGATAAAGGGTGGGATATCTCTCCATACCTGGGAAAATCGCTCACTATTGTAAATCTTGACCCATCAGACTTCAATCTCGCAATTAACAGTGTAAAAAATGAACTTCCTGAACTGATCAGACGCAAAGAGGCACACCGGGTGACCATTGATCCGGTATCCCTGTTTGAAGACTTGTTTGACAATGACGCTACCAGAAGGCGGGAGATGATGCGTTTCCTTGATCGTCTTCGCGATCTCAACTGTACATCTCTTCTCACAAGTGAGGCAGACAAGGATAATGAGTTTTCAAGCAGATACAATCTGATCGAATATTTAAGTGATACGGTTATTCTCCTCAGGTATGCAAGGGGAGATTCGGTTTCTGATGTTCACCTTGCCATAGAAGTTGTCAAAATGCGGATGTCAGGCCATTCCCGCGAGGTTAAGCCATATGAAATTCTTAAAGAGTCTGTGATGGTTTATACCGAGGCGAATGTCTTCTGA
- a CDS encoding RAD55 family ATPase: MPTGLSTLDPVFGGGVPPGSVILLKGEIGSGKIEFAYTSLIYLSLIMARGSSDKKVLIPADIRYITVTKMREDILKEIEQSFSPDLLTNIDKVQFDDLSDIYFDSSLVPIGWYSDYEDIIERMEKRRKIHDSVLSTLSDMLSDIPKESMVTIDSLTELATQHIAAGTWPDLTAFLRGLQRVAKKWNTTFYLILTKGILNQWQETEVADAVDAVIHFRWEESSTAKRQRVLYFEKFRGVMIHLEDREMVKFAVRITAGRGFEVSNIRVII; this comes from the coding sequence ATGCCCACTGGTCTTTCCACGCTCGATCCGGTTTTTGGAGGTGGTGTTCCTCCTGGCTCTGTTATCCTGTTAAAGGGTGAAATTGGGTCCGGGAAGATCGAGTTTGCATATACCTCTCTCATTTATCTCTCCCTGATTATGGCGCGGGGTTCTTCTGACAAAAAGGTGCTCATTCCTGCTGATATCAGGTATATTACTGTCACTAAAATGCGTGAGGATATTCTCAAGGAGATTGAGCAGTCATTCTCCCCTGATCTGCTCACAAATATCGACAAAGTCCAGTTTGATGATCTCTCTGATATCTACTTTGATTCAAGTCTTGTACCGATTGGGTGGTACTCAGATTATGAAGATATCATTGAAAGAATGGAAAAAAGGCGGAAGATCCACGACAGTGTTCTATCCACACTTTCAGATATGCTCTCTGATATTCCGAAGGAGAGCATGGTCACTATCGACTCTCTTACTGAACTTGCTACCCAGCACATCGCAGCCGGGACATGGCCTGATCTCACAGCATTTCTTCGCGGACTTCAGCGGGTTGCCAAAAAATGGAACACTACTTTTTATCTCATCCTGACAAAAGGCATCCTGAATCAGTGGCAGGAGACAGAGGTTGCCGATGCTGTTGATGCAGTCATTCACTTCAGATGGGAAGAGTCATCAACGGCAAAGCGTCAGCGTGTTCTCTATTTTGAAAAATTCCGTGGCGTGATGATCCATCTTGAAGATCGTGAGATGGTCAAGTTTGCTGTACGGATTACCGCTGGACGCGGATTTGAGGTCAGTAATATCAGGGTGATTATATGA
- a CDS encoding type II/IV secretion system ATPase subunit, producing MVGAGKEQDNDGVSKNPGGQKKRKTITIKVPHISLGRKPAEKPTEPKQKKGEGIAKVASIPLKLKPSKSPVTESPQSGKVTRIKIGPLLQKPEEPVVVTQKELKKSLGTDKESRDLNYSNKLLRKFSLARKSGIEEYNFEKHGSLVDADVPVGYDLIREYWADPGRALVYIALNTKSRMKEYLLYEPALSPFEYELLERLHEDLRDVLILTDEEIGMDRRFLLLTKVMELLNYYGVSIDQKSLFKIEYFLVRNYIGWGRINALMMDPWIEDISCDGDNIPIFLFHRKEQNIKTNIQFETEALVSLAITLAQRSGKHISSASPLIDATLPEGSRLQLTFGTEVTSRGTSFTIRKFREQPFTPIDLMELKTFNTDMLAYFWMAIENNMSLVFIGGTASGKTTSLNAVSLFIPPLAKVISIEDTRELTLFHENWIASITRDSVAEGGTSVDMFMLLKAAMRQRPEYILVGEVRGHEAQTLFQAMNTGHTTFSTMHAGSVDAAIHRLENEPLNVPRNMLQALNILSIQKQIQIGPDRVRRSEEIVEIAGIDPATGNIMVNTVFEYDPLTDTFRYTGRSQVLGDISTLHGWSKEALLEEMERRKIVLNAIKDQDLRDYIRFTKIIQAYYIDSQRVLDNIKDLDRIAS from the coding sequence ATGGTGGGGGCTGGAAAAGAGCAGGATAACGACGGGGTAAGCAAAAACCCGGGCGGGCAGAAGAAGAGAAAGACCATCACCATTAAGGTCCCCCATATCTCACTTGGAAGAAAACCTGCCGAAAAACCCACAGAACCAAAACAAAAGAAGGGGGAGGGAATTGCAAAGGTTGCATCCATCCCACTGAAGTTAAAACCATCAAAGAGCCCTGTTACAGAAAGCCCGCAGTCAGGAAAGGTTACCCGTATCAAGATCGGGCCACTTCTTCAGAAGCCGGAAGAGCCGGTTGTAGTAACTCAGAAAGAACTGAAAAAATCCCTGGGTACTGATAAAGAGAGCCGGGATCTCAACTACTCCAATAAACTCCTGAGAAAATTTTCATTAGCCAGAAAATCAGGCATCGAGGAGTATAATTTTGAAAAACACGGATCACTTGTCGACGCTGACGTTCCTGTGGGATATGACCTGATCAGGGAGTATTGGGCAGATCCGGGACGGGCCCTTGTGTATATTGCCCTCAACACAAAGTCACGGATGAAGGAGTATCTGCTTTACGAACCTGCCCTATCTCCGTTCGAGTACGAACTGCTTGAACGGCTTCATGAAGATCTCCGTGATGTCCTGATCCTCACCGATGAAGAGATCGGAATGGACAGGAGATTTCTCCTTCTCACAAAGGTGATGGAACTCCTGAACTATTACGGAGTCTCCATCGATCAGAAGTCATTATTCAAGATAGAGTATTTCCTGGTCAGGAACTATATCGGCTGGGGCCGCATCAACGCCCTGATGATGGATCCATGGATCGAAGATATCTCCTGCGACGGGGATAACATCCCGATCTTTCTGTTCCACCGCAAAGAACAGAACATCAAGACAAATATCCAGTTTGAGACTGAGGCACTGGTATCTCTCGCAATCACGCTTGCACAGAGGTCAGGAAAACATATCTCATCAGCATCCCCGCTCATCGATGCAACCCTCCCTGAGGGATCGCGTCTGCAGCTCACCTTCGGGACGGAAGTCACATCCCGAGGGACATCGTTCACAATCAGGAAGTTCCGTGAACAGCCGTTCACTCCCATCGACCTGATGGAACTCAAGACGTTCAATACCGATATGCTCGCCTACTTCTGGATGGCTATCGAGAACAACATGAGTCTTGTCTTCATCGGCGGGACGGCTTCAGGAAAGACGACATCACTCAACGCGGTTTCGCTATTCATTCCACCTCTTGCAAAGGTTATCTCGATAGAGGATACCCGGGAACTGACACTCTTCCATGAGAACTGGATTGCAAGTATCACCCGTGACTCTGTTGCCGAGGGAGGGACATCTGTTGACATGTTCATGCTGCTCAAGGCAGCAATGCGCCAGCGGCCTGAGTACATTCTTGTCGGAGAGGTCCGTGGGCATGAAGCACAGACCCTCTTCCAGGCGATGAATACGGGGCATACCACGTTCTCCACAATGCATGCGGGAAGTGTGGATGCGGCAATTCACCGGCTGGAGAATGAACCACTGAATGTGCCACGGAACATGCTTCAGGCATTAAATATCCTGAGCATCCAGAAACAGATACAGATCGGACCCGATCGTGTCAGAAGAAGTGAGGAGATCGTCGAGATTGCTGGAATTGATCCAGCGACAGGTAACATCATGGTTAACACCGTGTTTGAGTACGATCCATTGACTGACACTTTCCGATATACCGGCAGATCCCAGGTTCTGGGAGACATCTCAACACTTCATGGGTGGAGCAAAGAAGCCCTTCTTGAAGAGATGGAGCGTCGCAAGATAGTCCTGAATGCAATAAAGGATCAGGATCTTCGTGACTATATCAGGTTCACCAAGATTATCCAGGCTTATTACATCGATTCACAGCGGGTTCTGGATAACATCAAAGATCTGGACAGGATCGCCTCATGA